The sequence CGAAGTACGCGCGCACCAGCGCGTACAGGCGCGCGCGCAGTTGCAGGGCGGCGAGTGGTTCGACGCCCATCAACCGGCCTCGTGCTCGCCGAGCAGCGCCAGCAGCTGCGCCTCGTCCCATACCGGCACGCCCAGTTCCTGTGCCTTGTCCAGCTTGGAGCCAGCGGCTTCGCCGGCGATCACCGCGCTGGTTTTCTTCGATACCGAGCCGGAGACCTTGGCGCCCAGCGCTTCGAGTCGATCCTTCGCCTCGTCGCGGCTGAGCGAGGCCAGTGTGCCGGTGAGTACGAAGGTCTGTCCTTCCAGCGGTGCCGTCGCTGCTTTCGCTATGTGCGGGATGGCTGCAAGCAGGCGCTGCATCGCCGCCTCGGCCTCGCGCAGCCCGGCAAGGGCGGTCGGGTCGGCGAGACGGTTTTCCAGGCTGATGGCCGCCGCCTGCGGCACGCCGGCAGTGATCCAGTGCGTCGGCCCACCAGCCAGCAGTTGGTCGAGCGTGGGGAAGTGTTGCGCCAGCAACGTGCAGCTCTTCGGGCCGAGCTTGTTGATGTTGGCCATGCCCAGCAGCACGCCCAGGTCGAGGCGTTCGCGCAGCTGCGGCGACGGCGTGCCCTCGTCGCTGAAGGTGATGCCGGCCTTGAGCAGCGCGTCAACCACCCGCTCGTTGCCGGCCTGGGCGAAGAAGCCGGCGATCGAGGTGGCCACCTCACTGCCGATATCCGGCAGCACGCGCAGCACCGTCGCTGGCGTGCTGCGCACGAATTCCAGACGACCCAACCACGCCGCCAGCGTCTTCGCCGTGCTTTCGCCGATGTGCATGATGCCCAGCGCATACAAGAAGCGCGCCAGCGTGGTGTGCCGGCTGGCCTCGATCCCGGCCACCAGGTTTTCCGCCCACTTGGTCGCCACCTTGCCGGCCTTGACGGTTTCCGGCGTGGTGCCGTCACGCTCGTCGATGCGGCGCTTCATCTCGACGAAGTCGTCCAAGCCAAGGCCGTACAGGTCGGCTGGCGAGCGCACGATGTCCAGTTCCACCAGCGCCTCGGCGAAGCGTTCGCCCAGGCCTTCGATATCCATCGCACGGCGCGAGGCGAAGTGGATCAGCGCCTCCTTGCGCTGCGCGGCGCAGATCAATCCGCCAGAGCAGCGCCATGCGGCGGCGCCCTCCTCGCGCAGCAGCTCGGAGCCGCATACCGGGCAGTGCGCAGGCATGTGCCAGGGATGCGTGTGCGGCGGCCGCAGCTCGGGCATCACGCGCACCACTTCCGGGATCACGTCGCCGGCGCGGCGCACGATCACGGTGTCGCCCACACGCACGTCCAGCCGCGCCACCTGGTCGGCGTTGTGCAGGGTGGCGTTGGTGACGGTGACGCCGGCCACCTGCACCGGAGCCAGCCGCGCCACCGGCGTGGCAGCGCCGGTGCGGCCGATCTGGATCTCGATCGCCTCGACCGTGGTGGTCTGCTCCTGCGCCGGAAACTTGTGCGCGATGGCCCAGCGCGGCGCGCGCGAGACGAAGCCCATCTCGCGCTGGCCGGCGTAGTCGTCCAGCTTGTAGACCACGCCGTCGATGTCGTACGGCAGGCTGTCGCGCTTGCCGCCGATGCGGTGGTAGTAGGCGATCAACCCGTCGAAGCCGCGCGCCGTGTCCACTTCCGGCGATACCGGGAAGCCCCACTCGCGCAGCTGCCGCAGCGTGGCCGAATGGGTCGGCGGCAGCTCACCGCCCTCGACCACGCCGATCGCGTAGGCGAAGAAACTCAGGCGCCGTTTCGCGGTGATTGCCGGGTCGAGCTGGCGCAGCGAGCCGGCCGCGCCGTTGCGCGGGTTCGCCAGCGGCTTCTCGCCGTGCTTGCGGGCGTACTCGTTGAACGCCTCGAAATCCTTGTGCAGCATGATCACTTCGCCGCGCACTTCGAGCACGTCGGGCCAGCTCTTGCCACGCAGCTTCAAGGGAATGGCGCGCACCGTGCGCAGGTTGGCGGTCACGTCCTCGCCGGTCTCACCGTCGCCGCGGGTGGCGCCCTGCACGAACACGCCGTGCTCGTAGCGCAGGCTGATCGCCAGGCCGTCGAGCTTGGGTTCCACCGAGAAAACGGGGTCGCTCCGTTTCGTGGTCTGCTCGATGCGCCGCTCGAACTCGGCCACCTCGCGGAAGCGTTCACGCTCGTTGTCGCCGTCCTGCTCGAACGCGTTGCCCAGCGACAGCATCGGGATCGCATGGCGCACCTCGGCGAAGCCGCCGCTGGCGCGCGCGCCGACCTTGCGCGTGGGCGAGTCGGGCGAGGCCAACGTGGAATATTCGGCCTCCAGCGCTTCCAGTTCGCGCATCAGCCGGTCGTACTCGGCGTCGGTGATGTCCGGGTCGTCGAGCACGTGGTAGCGGTAATTGGCCTGCTCGATCTGCGCCCGCAGCGCGGCGGCGTGGGCGACAGTCTCGGCCGGGGCCGGGCGTTCGGTCATGCAGGTCTCCTTCGGATCTCCCCGCAGTTTAACGACACCGGCGCGCGATGCGGATCAGCGGTGGTAGTGCCCCGCCGCCTCCGGCTGGTAGGCGATCTCCAGCACCTTCAGCCGGCGCTTGCGGCCATCCGGCGTGGGCCAGTCGATCTGCTGGCCCTGTGCCAGCCCGAGCAGCGCGCTGCCCACCGGCGCCAGGATCGACACCGTGCCGGGCGTACCGGTGGCTGCCGGATAGACCAGGGTCAGGGTCAGCTTTTCGCGATTGCTCTCGTCCTCGAAGGTGACGGTGGAATTCATCGTCACGATGTGCTGCGGCATCGCCGCCGGCTCGACCACGTCGGCGCGGTCCAGTTCCGCGCGCAGCGCATCGAGCTTGGCGGCCTCGACGGCCGGCAGGCGTTCCAGCAACGCTTCGATGCGTTCCATGTCGATGCGGGAAACAGTGATCGGTGGCTTGCTCATGGCTATTCCTGGTACTCGCGGCTCCTGCCGCACAAAAGCACACGCCGGAACGAAGCCGCCCCGGCGCGTGTGGTTATCAATGGCCGTCATGCCTATCTGGGCATGACTGGCAGTAAAACAAGACTCACTGTGCGGATACTGCCGACGAAAATCAAGCTGCCGCAGCAGTTACCATGCCGGCAATGGCCCCCCACACCGCCGCGGACCCCCACGCCGTCGCCGCCGACGCCACCGTGCCAACGATGGAGGCGGCTGATCTGCGCGAAATTTCCTCGCGCGAGCGCTTCCGCGGACTGCTGTGGCTGGTGGCCGCCGCGTTCTTCATGCAGTCGCTGGATTCCACCGTGGTCAACACCGCGGTGCCGGCGATGGCCGAGGCGCTCGGGGTGACCCCACTAGGCATGCGCACCGCGCTGACCAGCTACGTGCTGACCCTGGCGATCCTGATCCCGGCCAGCCCGTGGCTGTGCGACCGCTTCGGCACGCGGCGGGTGTTCGGCGCGGCGATCGTGGTGTTCGGCCTGGGCTCGCTGCTGTGCGGCATCGCGCAGACGCTGCCGCAGCTGGTCGCTGCGCGCGTGGTGCAGGGTATCGGTGGCGCTGCGCTGATGCCGGTGGGCCGTTACGTGCTGGTACGCAGCATCGACAAGCGCGAATTCGTGCGCGCAATCAGCACGGTGGCCACCTTCGGCCTGCTCGGCTCGGTGCTGGGGCCGTTGCTCGGCGGCGCGATCGTGGAGTTCACCTCGTGGCGGCTGATCTTCCTGATCAACGTGCCGGTGGCGATCGCCGGCGTGTGGATGAACCAGCGCGACATGCCCGAGTATCGGCTCGACCACGCGAACCGCTTCGACTCGGCCGGTTTCCTGCTGTTCGGCGCCGCCTCGGCGCTGCTGCTCACCGCCTCGGAACTGGCCGGCAGTGCACCGGTACCGTGGCTGCGGATGGGCCTGTGCGCCCTGGTTGCCGTGCTGCTGGGCGCGATCTACGTGTGGCACAGCCGGCGCACCCCGCACCCGGTGGCGGACCTGACCCTGCTGAAGGTGCGCAGCGTGTGGGTGTCGCTGGCCGGTGGGCTGTTCACCCGGCTCGGCATCTCCGGCATGTTCCTGCTGCTGGTGCTGTTCCTGCAGGTCGGCTGCGGCTGGTCGCCGCTGATGGCCGGCCTGATGATGGTGCCGCAGGCACTGGGCTCGATCATCGCGAAGTGGGCGGTCAACCGCACGCTGGTGCACTACGGCTACCGCCGCCTGCTGATCGGCAACACGCTGATCGTGGCCGCG is a genomic window of Rhodanobacter thiooxydans containing:
- the ligA gene encoding NAD-dependent DNA ligase LigA produces the protein MTERPAPAETVAHAAALRAQIEQANYRYHVLDDPDITDAEYDRLMRELEALEAEYSTLASPDSPTRKVGARASGGFAEVRHAIPMLSLGNAFEQDGDNERERFREVAEFERRIEQTTKRSDPVFSVEPKLDGLAISLRYEHGVFVQGATRGDGETGEDVTANLRTVRAIPLKLRGKSWPDVLEVRGEVIMLHKDFEAFNEYARKHGEKPLANPRNGAAGSLRQLDPAITAKRRLSFFAYAIGVVEGGELPPTHSATLRQLREWGFPVSPEVDTARGFDGLIAYYHRIGGKRDSLPYDIDGVVYKLDDYAGQREMGFVSRAPRWAIAHKFPAQEQTTTVEAIEIQIGRTGAATPVARLAPVQVAGVTVTNATLHNADQVARLDVRVGDTVIVRRAGDVIPEVVRVMPELRPPHTHPWHMPAHCPVCGSELLREEGAAAWRCSGGLICAAQRKEALIHFASRRAMDIEGLGERFAEALVELDIVRSPADLYGLGLDDFVEMKRRIDERDGTTPETVKAGKVATKWAENLVAGIEASRHTTLARFLYALGIMHIGESTAKTLAAWLGRLEFVRSTPATVLRVLPDIGSEVATSIAGFFAQAGNERVVDALLKAGITFSDEGTPSPQLRERLDLGVLLGMANINKLGPKSCTLLAQHFPTLDQLLAGGPTHWITAGVPQAAAISLENRLADPTALAGLREAEAAMQRLLAAIPHIAKAATAPLEGQTFVLTGTLASLSRDEAKDRLEALGAKVSGSVSKKTSAVIAGEAAGSKLDKAQELGVPVWDEAQLLALLGEHEAG
- the rnk gene encoding nucleoside diphosphate kinase regulator, with protein sequence MSKPPITVSRIDMERIEALLERLPAVEAAKLDALRAELDRADVVEPAAMPQHIVTMNSTVTFEDESNREKLTLTLVYPAATGTPGTVSILAPVGSALLGLAQGQQIDWPTPDGRKRRLKVLEIAYQPEAAGHYHR
- a CDS encoding MFS transporter, which gives rise to MPAMAPHTAADPHAVAADATVPTMEAADLREISSRERFRGLLWLVAAAFFMQSLDSTVVNTAVPAMAEALGVTPLGMRTALTSYVLTLAILIPASPWLCDRFGTRRVFGAAIVVFGLGSLLCGIAQTLPQLVAARVVQGIGGAALMPVGRYVLVRSIDKREFVRAISTVATFGLLGSVLGPLLGGAIVEFTSWRLIFLINVPVAIAGVWMNQRDMPEYRLDHANRFDSAGFLLFGAASALLLTASELAGSAPVPWLRMGLCALVAVLLGAIYVWHSRRTPHPVADLTLLKVRSVWVSLAGGLFTRLGISGMFLLLVLFLQVGCGWSPLMAGLMMVPQALGSIIAKWAVNRTLVHYGYRRLLIGNTLIVAALLATFALLGPGSPVWMIALLTFAYGAFAGLQYTTMNTLIYTDLDIQHASMASSMASTVQYLAMSFGIALSTLLMEAMLQGHAHEDYVVAFRWTMILLAAITAAASRVFSRLRHDRPLSGAA